In one window of Episyrphus balteatus chromosome 3, idEpiBalt1.1, whole genome shotgun sequence DNA:
- the LOC129916834 gene encoding alpha-(1,3)-fucosyltransferase B — protein MRLFAKIKLFLSIILIVLGITLAFWLWKDNGTNEIPSRRTSRNGPATSPPVILWWTKLLPKYHQTKRCGFNQCTFTVDRNLLNNNNTKVLVFYGSDLNKTDLPLPRQPHHLWALFHEESPKNVPFIQSAKILKHFNITSTFSRHSNFPLTTQFIQSEKELTDRKYLVAIGTKSLLRETENLAPVAFVQSICDTASGRNEYIKELMKYIDIDSYGKCLHNKDLPKELTGDYLNTIQSEEFYRFFARYKFIIAYENGVCKDYISEKFWRPLIMGNIPIYFGSPTIKDWEPTKKSVIYISDFASPKALAEYLKRLDANDHEYNTYLDHKYSMLHSVTNDLLKATLLERDFESDNQFELFECFICNRIHDDNFHSIADVGHYDCGGDGDTNNRLQYPAMETSMKHSDWPSIMSMGKCEAGVLDALLQRNTNFTELEFADMLQQDIKTTKCRL, from the exons atgcgattatttgcaaaaattaaattattccttTCGATTATTTTGATTGTTCTTGGTATAACTTTGGCATTTTGGCTTTGGAAG GACAATGGAACAAATGAAATTCCATCTCGAAGAACATCCAGAAATGGTCCAGCTACAAGCCCACCTGTTATACTCTGGTGGACTAAACTCCTGCCAAAGTATCATCAAACCAAACGATGCGGATTCAATCAATGTACGTTTACTGTCGATAGAAATCTACTTAACAACAATAACACAAAA GTTTTAGTATTTTATGGTTCGGACTTGAATAAAACCGATTTACCATTACCTCGCCAACCCCATCATTTATGGGCGTTGTTTCACGAAGAATctcccaaaaatgtgccatttATTCAATCAGCAAAAATTCTCAAGCATTTTAATATAACATCGACATTTAGTCGTCATTCGAATTTCCCACTTACCACTCAATTCATTCAAAGTGAGAAGGAATTAACCGATCGAAAGTATTTGGTTGCAATTGGGACAAAATCTTTATTGCGTGAAACTGAGAATCTAGCACCAGTGGCATTTGTTCAATCGATTTGTGACACTGCCTCGGGAAGGAATGAATATATCAAAGAATTGATGAAATATATTGATATTGATTCGTATGGAAAATGTTTGCATAATAAGGATTTGCCCAAAGA ATTGACTGGAGACTATTTGAATACAATTCAATCGGAGGAGTTCTATCGATTCTTTGCACGATACAAGTTCATCATTGCCTATGAGAATGGTGTATGCAAGGATTACATCTCGGAGAAATTCTGGAGACCATTGATTATGGGCAATATTCCTATTTACTTTGGATCACCAACAATTAAG GATTGGGAGCCAACAAAAAAATCCGTCATATATATCTCAGACTTTGCCAGTCCAAAAGCTCTAGCCGAATATTTAAAACGTCTCGATGCCAACGATCACGAATACAATACATACCTAGATCATAAATACTCAATGTTACATTCCGTAACAAATGATTTACTTAAAGCCACCCTACTCGAACGAGATTTTGAATCCGACAATCAATTTGAATTATTCGAATGTTTTATATGTAATCGAATTCATGATGATAACTTTCACTCAATAGCCGATGTAGGGCACTATGATTGTGGTGGTGATGGCGATACCAATAATCGATTGCAATACCCTGCTATGGAAACATCAATGAAACATTCCGATTGGCCATCAATTATGTCAATGGGTAAATGTGAGGCAGGTGTGCTGGATGCACTGCTTCAGAGGAATACAAATTTTACCGAGTTAGAATTTGCCGATATGCTGCAACAAGATATTAAGACAACAAAATGTCGATTATGA
- the LOC129916824 gene encoding uncharacterized protein LOC129916824 yields the protein MKALSRQLAYLTLFILTVKLVNAGTIITADTKPAQCVITTDDNFQVIKDVGSVWHTNNSCVRHSCELDEDGNPHEKLHEETCVVNCKDEYEYRPDLTKCCGTCVKTKCLHNSKLYNVGETWHSQCTILECTLHNGEAMISAYTKTCPPVPTNCPQSDLYKDNCCTYCRSQGVDTKTIDSGLYPDDEEIQDREYYKHHPCVRDCKVGAKPMICKYTFVVEWYETLSNACFDCPSNITDCRRPHCITGDGVRRSITVVNRMMPGPSIEVCLNDTIMVDVKNHMLGESTTLHWHGLHQRDTPYMDGVPHVSQCPIQPHSTFRYTFGAVNPGTHFWHSHTGMQRGDGCFGAMIIRQPREIDPHGDSYDFDLPEHKLMIQDWAHQPGVSMYASHYHSVGDNKPPNVLVNGRGRYYPDIFKQQEQAPVAASLPLKNIASPTEANLIEDETTTFSEFESFQPETTTLPEDVDLFQPEIKENMKMELPLSRFKRSTPIPLDQIPLEVFTVAEGFKYRFRSINAEFLNCPVALSVDNHTLSVINSDGYDVEAINVTSVVTYAGERFDFVIHANQPIGNYWIRLKGLMDCDERFTSAFQVAILHYHGAEKNEPEGVPYYDFQPGGIELNSLNMGPGYTGIVTINELKALAETPKHEQDDLLKKEADYKFFVYYDFYPKDNPDFHPAGLYGFNEVTNGNPVLTPQLNHISMTMPSLPLMPARDHIDDSMFCNDTTFQNQGIDCRKDFCKCHHVLQVKLNAVVELILVDEGVAYDANHPFHLHGNAFRVIGLDRVGKNVTIETIKEMDRLGQLHRNFDKPPVKDTVTVPDGGYTIIRFNADNPGYWLLHCHIEFHAEVGMALVIKVGEHNQMVPVPKNFPQCSDYIPDLEDDADSSGASSVIHRLTWFSMLVGVVISLRCYFL from the exons ATGAAGGCTCTAAGTCGACAATTAGCATACCTGACCCTATTTATACTGACTGTGAAGCTAGTTAATGCTGGAACTATTATAACTGCAG atacaaaaccagcacaatgTGTTATTACAACCGATGACAACTTTCAAGTAATCAAGGATGTCGGTTCGGTATGGCATACAAATAATTCGTGCGTGCGACATTCCTGTGAACTCGATGAAGATGGCAATCCCCATGAGAAGCTCCATGAAGAGACTTGTGTGGTAAATTGTAAAGAT GAATACGAATACCGCCCAGATCTAACTAAATGTTGTGGAACATGTGTGAAAACAAAATGTCTACACAATTCAAAGCTCTATAACGTGGGTGAGACATGGCATTCACAATGCACAATTCTCGAGTGTACATTACATAATGGTGAAGCGATGATATCTGCTTACACAAAGACATGTCCTCCGGTCCCAACAAACTGTCCACAATCTGATTTGTATAAAGACAACTGTTGCACATATTGCCGTAGTCAAGGTGTCGATACGAAGACCATTGACAGCGGTTTATATCCCGATGATGAGGAAATTCAAGACAGAGAATACTACAAACATCATCCATGTGTTCGGGACTGTAAGGTGGGGGCAAAACCAATGATTTGCAAATACACTTTTGTGGTCGAATGGTATGAAACTCTTAGTAATGCTTGCTTCGATTGTCCAAGCAATATCACAGATTGTCGACGTCCACATTGCATCACTGGCGATGGTGTGAGAAGGAGTATTACCGTGGTGAATAGAATGATGCCAGGTCCTTCGATAGAGGTTTGCCTAAATGATACAATTATGGTAGATGTGAAGAATCATATGTTGGGGGAGAGTACAACATTGCATTGGCATGGTTTGCATCAGCGAGACACACCTTATATGGATGGAGTGCCTCATGTGTCGCAATGTCCAATTCAGCCACATTCCACATTTAGATATACATTTGGGGCGGTAAATCCTGGAACTCATTTCTGGCATTCACATACAGGAATGCAGAGAGGAGATGGATGTTTTGGGGCGATGATTATCCGACAGCCAAGGGAGATTGATCCTCATGGTGATTCATACGATTTTGATTTACCAGAACATAAACTTATGATTCAAGACTGGGCACATCAGCCGGGAGTGTCGATGTATGCATCACATTATCATTCTGTTGGGGATAATAAGCCTCCAAATGTTTTGGTTAACGGCCGTGGAAGGTATTATCCTGATATTTTCAAACAACAAGAACAAGCCCCAGTAGCTGCTAGTCTCCCTCTTAAAAATATTGCAAGTCCAACAGAAGCTAATTTGATCGAAGATGAAACAACCACCTTTTCCGAGTTTGAATCATTCCAACCCGAAACAACTACTTTACCAGAAGATGTGGATCTATTCCAACCTGAaatcaaagaaaacatgaaaatGGAGCTTCCACTGAGCAGATTCAAACGTTCCACACCAATTCCCTTGGATCAAATTCCCCTCGAAGTATTCACAGTAGCTGAGGGCTTCAAGTATCGTTTTAGGAGTATTAACGCCGAGTTTCTAAACTGTCCAGTTGCTCTTTCGGTAGATAATCACACCCTCTCGGTTATCAATTCTGATGGTTATGATGTGGAAGCTATCAATGTCACATCTGTGGTGACTTATGCTGGAGAACGTTTCGATTTTGTCATTCATGCCAACCAACCCATTGGAAACTACTGGATTCGTCTAAAAGGTTTAATGGATTGTGACGAAAGATTCACATCGGCCTTCCAAGTTGCTATTCTTCACTACCACGGTGCCGAAAAGAATGAACCCGAAGGAGTACCCTATTATGATTTCCAACCTGGTGGAATTGAGTTGAACTCTCTAAACATGGGTCCTGGTTATACAGGCATTGTCACCATAAACGAACTTAAAGCTTTGGCGGAAACCCCCAAACATGAACAAGATGATCTTCTTAAAAAAGAAGCCGATTACAAATTCTTTGTTTATTATGATTTCTATCCCAAGGATAATCCTGATTTCCATCCTGCTGGTTTATATGGATTTAATGAAGTGACTAATGGCAATCCAGTTCTGACACCACAATTAAATCATATTTCAATGACAATGCCATCGTTGCCGCTGATGCCGGCGAGAGATCATATTGATGATTCAATGTTTTGTAATGATACGACTTTCCAGAATCAGGGAATCGATTGTAGGAAGGATTTCTGCAAGTGTCATCATGTTTTGCAAGTGAAATTGAATGCAGTTGTGGAATTGATATTGGTTGATGAAGGTGTTGCTTATGATGCTAATCATCCGTTTCATTTGCATGGAAATGCTTTTAGAGTTATTGGATTGGATCGTGTGGGAAAGAATGTTACAATCGAAACT atcaAAGAAATGGATAGATTAGGTCAACTTCATCGAAATTTTGATAAACCTCCAGTTAAAGATACTGTTACTGTGCCAGATGGTGGTTATACAATTATTCGATTTAATGCTGATAATCCTGGTTATTGGTTACTTCATTGTCACATTGAATTCCATGCAGAAGTTGGAATGGCTTTGGTGATTAAAGTTGGTGAACATAATCAAATGGTTCCGGTGCCAAAGAATTTCCCACAATGTTCCGATTATATACCAGATTTGGAAGATGATGCGGATAGCTCTGGAGCTAGCAGTGTGATACATAGACTAACGTGGTTTTCTATGCTGGTGGGAGTTGTAATTAGTTTAAgatgttattttttatag